In a genomic window of Myxococcota bacterium:
- a CDS encoding YbjQ family protein: MIISNTEQVPGRTISKFFGVVSGSTVRTKHIGRDLMASFKNIFGGELKGYTELLKESREDALERMMEEARSLGANAVVNVRFSTSSVAQGAAELFAYGTAVQVD; this comes from the coding sequence GTGATCATCAGCAACACCGAACAGGTTCCCGGCCGCACGATCTCGAAGTTCTTCGGCGTGGTCTCCGGCAGCACCGTGCGCACCAAGCACATCGGCCGCGATCTGATGGCCAGCTTCAAGAACATCTTCGGCGGTGAGCTCAAGGGCTACACCGAACTGCTCAAGGAGAGTCGCGAGGACGCGCTCGAGCGGATGATGGAAGAGGCGCGCAGCCTTGGCGCGAACGCCGTGGTGAACGTGCGCTTCTCGACGTCGTCGGTGGCGCAAGGTGCAGCCGAGCTCTTCGCCTACGGCACCGCCGTTCAGGTGGACTAG
- a CDS encoding alpha/beta fold hydrolase, translating to MPAPEYVDPAIRHETVRANELDFHVASCGEGDRLALCLHGFPESWYSWRHQLPLLAAQGFRAWAPDLRGYGDTERPPRMQDYALEALMEDVAGLIEASGAREVTLLAHDWGAIIAWAFAMHGRLPLDRLAIFNVPHPAAFRERVSFAQLRRSWYMLFFQLPRIPEWVLGRDDCAFVAEAFRRTCAHPEQFPDAVCETYRASAAQPGARTAMVNYYRALIRGGGSRRLAARGIPRIEIPTLFVWGVQDIALTLATTFGTERHVPDLTLRYLPDASHWVQQDEPERVNEMLAAWLEGKPVPFAPGCAALDLPPGSPGRPSLGAGA from the coding sequence GTGCCGGCCCCCGAGTACGTCGATCCCGCGATCCGCCACGAAACCGTTCGCGCGAACGAGCTCGATTTCCACGTCGCCAGCTGCGGCGAGGGCGACCGGCTGGCCCTGTGCCTCCACGGCTTTCCCGAGAGCTGGTACTCCTGGCGGCATCAGCTGCCCCTGCTGGCTGCCCAGGGGTTTCGCGCCTGGGCGCCGGACCTGCGCGGCTACGGCGATACCGAACGTCCGCCCCGCATGCAGGACTACGCCCTCGAGGCGCTGATGGAGGACGTCGCCGGGCTCATCGAAGCGTCCGGAGCGCGCGAGGTCACCCTGCTGGCCCACGATTGGGGGGCGATCATCGCCTGGGCCTTCGCCATGCACGGGCGCCTGCCCCTCGACCGCCTCGCGATCTTCAACGTGCCCCACCCGGCCGCCTTCCGGGAGCGCGTGTCGTTCGCCCAACTCCGGCGTTCCTGGTACATGCTCTTCTTCCAGCTACCGCGGATTCCCGAGTGGGTGCTCGGTCGCGACGACTGCGCGTTCGTCGCCGAGGCCTTCCGCCGCACCTGCGCCCACCCCGAACAGTTCCCGGATGCCGTCTGCGAGACCTACCGCGCGTCGGCCGCGCAGCCGGGCGCACGGACGGCGATGGTGAACTACTACCGGGCGCTGATTCGCGGTGGGGGCAGCCGCCGACTCGCGGCGCGTGGGATCCCGCGGATCGAGATCCCCACCCTCTTCGTCTGGGGGGTCCAGGACATCGCGCTCACCCTCGCCACCACCTTCGGCACCGAGCGTCACGTCCCCGATCTGACCCTTCGCTACCTGCCCGACGCCTCCCATTGGGTGCAGCAGGACGAGCCCGAACGGGTCAACGAGATGCTCGCAGCCTGGCTGGAAGGGAAACCGGTGCCTTTCGCCCCCGGTTGCGCGGCGCTCGACCTCCCGCCGGGGTCGCCGGGTCGGCCGTCGCTGGGCGCTGGCGCCTGA
- a CDS encoding SurA N-terminal domain-containing protein: MLGSRSLTPWFRLGALSALCAWLGLVALPAQGAEELIDGIAAQVDDRIVLVSEVLRAVAPQEEAMRRAGAPPDAIAKLRADGLERLIESRLLEARIARIDLSASDEEIDQTIQGIAAENGLSLEQLYASVVFHGLSVEEYRRQIKHDFERRNLVNAVLGPRVNVEESEVRALYSQRYADQPQGGLSVRVRQILRAYGGPTQRTEAVACQETRDARARVVKGGEAFETVAAEVSEVAPRDGGDIGWLPLDAVASWMREALAPLETGEVSGVIVLPFGCAVLQLVEQRELEPVTFAQAEPALTRELYESKLETEYRSWLEELRELSYIERRGYFADAARFGERTFPIGPDEDDDDR, translated from the coding sequence GTGCTCGGATCCCGCTCGCTCACCCCCTGGTTCCGCCTCGGCGCGCTCTCCGCGCTGTGCGCCTGGCTCGGCCTGGTCGCCCTCCCGGCCCAGGGCGCCGAGGAGCTGATCGACGGCATCGCGGCCCAGGTCGACGACCGCATCGTGCTCGTCTCCGAGGTGCTGCGCGCCGTGGCGCCCCAGGAAGAGGCGATGCGGCGGGCCGGCGCCCCGCCCGACGCAATCGCGAAGCTCCGGGCCGACGGCCTCGAGCGGCTGATCGAGTCGCGGCTGCTCGAAGCCCGTATCGCCCGCATCGACCTGTCCGCGAGCGACGAGGAGATCGACCAGACCATCCAGGGCATCGCCGCCGAGAACGGTCTGAGCCTCGAACAGCTCTACGCGAGCGTCGTGTTCCACGGCCTGTCGGTCGAAGAGTACCGCCGCCAGATCAAGCACGACTTCGAGCGACGCAACCTGGTGAACGCGGTGCTCGGTCCGCGGGTGAACGTGGAAGAGAGCGAAGTGCGCGCGCTCTACAGCCAGCGCTACGCCGACCAGCCCCAGGGCGGGCTCTCGGTCCGGGTCCGACAGATCCTGCGCGCCTACGGCGGCCCCACCCAGCGCACCGAAGCCGTCGCCTGTCAGGAAACCCGCGATGCACGCGCTCGCGTCGTCAAAGGAGGCGAAGCCTTCGAGACGGTGGCGGCCGAGGTCTCGGAAGTCGCGCCGCGCGACGGAGGCGACATCGGGTGGTTGCCCCTCGACGCGGTCGCGAGCTGGATGCGCGAAGCGTTGGCACCCCTCGAAACCGGCGAAGTCAGCGGCGTGATCGTGCTGCCCTTCGGGTGCGCGGTGCTGCAGCTCGTCGAGCAGCGCGAGCTCGAACCCGTCACCTTCGCCCAGGCCGAGCCCGCGCTCACGCGAGAGCTCTACGAATCGAAGCTCGAGACCGAGTACCGGAGCTGGCTCGAGGAGCTGCGCGAGCTGAGTTACATCGAACGGCGCGGGTACTTCGCCGACGCGGCGCGCTTCGGAGAGCGCACCTTCCCGATCGGTCCCGACGAAGACGACGACGACCGGTGA